A DNA window from Drosophila pseudoobscura strain MV-25-SWS-2005 chromosome 2, UCI_Dpse_MV25, whole genome shotgun sequence contains the following coding sequences:
- the LOC4811643 gene encoding transcription elongation factor 1 homolog, producing MGRRKSKRKPPPKRKNIEPLDQQFNCPFCNHEKSCEVKMDKGRNTAKITCRVCLEDFQTGINFLSEPIDVYNDWVDACETAN from the exons ATGGGGCGAAGAAAATCTAAAAGAAAGCCGCCaccgaaaaggaaaaatatagAACCACTGGACCAGCAATTTAACTGTCCGTTCTGCAACCATGAAAAATCCTGTGAAGTGAAAAT gGATAAAGGAAGAAACACAGCAAAAATCACGTGTCGAGTGTGTTTGGAAGACTTTCAAACtggaattaattttttatCAGAGCCAATTGACGTTTATAATGATTGGGTAGATGCATGCGAAACGgccaattaa